A DNA window from Dama dama isolate Ldn47 chromosome 19, ASM3311817v1, whole genome shotgun sequence contains the following coding sequences:
- the LOC133073805 gene encoding elongation factor 1-alpha 1: MGKEKTHINIVVIGHVDSGKSTTTGHLIYKCGGIDKRTIEKFEKEAAEMGKGSFKYAWVLDKLKAERERGITIDISLWKFETSKYYVTIIDAPGHRDFIKNMITGTSQADCAVLIVAAGVGEFEAGISKNGQTREHALLAYTLGVKQLIVGVNKMDSTEPPYSQKRYEEIVKEVSTYIKKIGYNPDTVAFVPISGWNGDNMLEPSANMPWFKGWKVTRKDGNASGTTLLEALDCILPPTRPTDKPLRLPLQDVYKIGGIGTVPVGRVETGVLKPGMVVTFAPVNVTTEVKSVEMHHEALSEALPGDNVGFNVKNVSVKDVRRGNVAGDSKNDPPMEAAGFTAQVIILNHPGQISAGYAPVLDCHTAHIACKFAELKEKIDRRSGKKLEDGPKFLKSGDAAIVDMVPGKPMCVESFSDYPPLGRFAVRDMRQTVAVGVIKAVDKKAAGAGKVTKSAQKAQKAK; the protein is encoded by the coding sequence atgggaaaagagaagacCCACATCAACATCGTTGTCATTGGGCACGTAGATTCAGGGAAGTCTACCACGACTGGCCATCTGATCTACAAATGTGGCGGGATCGACAAGAGAACAATTGAGAAGTTCGAGAAGGAGGCTGCCGAGATGGGAAAGGGCTCCTTCAAATATGCCTGGGTCTTGGACAAACTGAAAGCTGAACGTGAGCGTGGTATCACCATTGATATCTCCCTGTGGAAATTTGAGACCAGCAAGTACTATGTTACCATCATTGATGCCCCAGGACACAGAGACTTCATCAAAAACATGATTACAGGCACATCCCAGGCTGACTGTGCTGTCCTGATTGTTGCTGCTGGTGTTGGTGAATTTGAAGCCGGTATCTCCAAGAACGGGCAGACCCGTGAGCATGCCCTTCTGGCTTACACTCTGGGTGTGAAACAACTAATTGTTGGAGTTAACAAAATGgattccactgagccaccctacAGCCAGAAGAGATACGAGGAAATTGTTAAGGAAGTCAGCACCTACATTAAGAAAATTGGCTACAACCCCGACACAGTAGCATTTGTGCCAATTTCTGGCTGGAATGGTGACAACATGCTGGAGCCAAGTGCTAACATGCCATGGTTCAAGGGATGGAAAGTCACCCGTAAGGACGGCAACGCCAGTGGAACCACCCTGCTTGAAGCTCTGGATTGCATCCTGCCACCAACTCGCCCAACTGACAAACCCTTGCGTTTGCCTCTCCAGGATGTCTACAAAATTGGTGGTATTGGTACTGTCCCTGTGGGTCGTGTGGAGACTGGTGTTCTCAAACCTGGCATGGTGGTCACCTTTGCTCCAGTCAATGTAACAACTGAAGTGAAGTCTGTAGAAATGCACCATGAAGCATTGAGTGAAGCCCTTCCTGGGGACAATGTGGGCTTCAATGTCAAGAACGTGTCTGTCAAAGATGTCCGTCGTGGCAATGTGGCTGGTGACAGCAAAAATGATCCACCCATGGAAGCTGCTGGCTTCACAGCTCAGGTGATTATTTTGAACCATCCAGGCCAAATCAGTGCTGGATATGCACCTGTGCTGGATTGTCACACAGCTCACATCGCTTGCAAGTTTGCTGAGCTGAAGGAGAAGATTGATCGTCGTTCTGGGAAAAAGCTGGAAGATGGCCCTAAATTCTTGAAATCTGGTGACGCTGCCATTGTTGATATGGTTCCTGGCAAGCCCATGTGTGTCGAGAGCTTCTCTGATTATCCTCCCCTGGGCCGTTTTGCTGTGCGTGACATGAGACAGACAGTTGCTGTGGGTGTCATCAAGGCAGTGGACAAGAAGGCAGCTGGAGCTGGCAAGGTCACCAAGTCTGCCCAGAAAGCTCAGAAGGCTAAATGA